A window of Kineococcus sp. NBC_00420 genomic DNA:
GGCGCGACAGGGTGGGCTTGCCGATCCCGAAGAAGGTCGCGAGGTCGGAGGGGCGGGTCTCGCCGACGTCGTCGAGGCGGACGAGCAGGCTGTACGCCTCGGGTTCGAGGTCGGGGTGCACGCTGCGCGCGGTCTCCCGGTTGATCGCGCGTGAACGGCGCAACAGCACGGCGAGTTCGCGTTCCAGTGCTTCGGCAGGGCCCGTGACCATCCGAGGAACCTACCGGTCCGCGCGGGGCGGCACGTGCCACGCACCCGACGCGCCGGGCCGGGTGGCTTGTCCAGGGCTCTCGGTCCCCGTACTGTCCCCACCGATGCATCGAACCGATGCATCGGAACGGAGAACCTGTGGTCCGCAAACGCGGCGACGTCCTGCTCCTCGCGGTCCTGGCGCTGTTGGCCGACGGCCCGCTACACGGCTACGAGGTCCGCAAACGTCTCGACCTGCGCCTCGGTGTGTTCCGGGCGCTGTCCTACGGAACGCTCTACCCCGCGTTGCGCGCCCTGCAGGCCGGTGGCTGCATCACCGAGACGACCGAGGAACGCATCCCGGGCACCGTCAGCCCGAAGCGGGCGCGCGTCGTCTACGAGATCACCCGCCACGGCAAGGACCGGCTCGGGCAGATGCTCGAGGAGTCCGGTCCCGACGCGTGGGAGGACGACGCGTTCGGCGTCCACTTCGCCCTCTTCACCCGGGTCGCCCCGCGCACGCGGTTGCGCATCCTCGAAGGCCGCCGGGCCCGTCTGCTGGAACGCCTCGAGCAGATGAACCGCTCCATCGACCGCACCCAGGCCCAGCTCGACTCCTACGCCCTCGAGGCGCAGCGGCACGGCCTGGAGACCGTCCGCAGCGAGGTCGACTGGCTCGAACGCCTCATCTCCGCAGAGCACCACCCCGAGAAACCAGAGGAGAACCCCTGATGGCAGGACCCATCCGCGTCGCGATCGTCGGCGTCGGCAACTGCGCCGCCTCGCTCGTCCAGGGCGTGCACTACTACCGCGACGCCGACCCGACGCAGAGCGTCCCCGGTCTCATGCACGTCCAGTTCGGCGACTACCACGTGCGCGACATCGAGTTCGTCGCCGCGTTCGACGTCGACGACAAGAAGGTCGGCACCGACCTCGCCGACGCCATCGGCGCCAGCGAGAACAACACCATCAAGATCTGCGACGTCCCGACCACCGGGGTGACCGTCCAGCGCGGCCCCACCCTCGACGGCCTCGGGAAGTACTACCGCGAGACCATCACCGAGTCCGACGCCGAACCCGTCGACGTCGTCGCCGCGCTGCGCGAGGCGAAGGCCGACGTCCTCGTCTGCTACCTGCCCGTCGGTTCCGAGGACGCGGCGATGTTCTACGCCCAGGCCGCGATCGACGCGCACGTCGCCTTCGTCAACGCGCTGCCCGTCTTCATCGCCGGCACCCCGGAGTGGGCGCAGAAGTTCACCGACGCCGGTGTCCCGATCGTCGGCGACGACATCAAGTCCCAGGTCGGTGCGACCATCACCCACCGGGTCCTCGCGAAGCTGCTCGAGGACCGCGGCATCAAGCTGGAACGCACCTACCAGCTGAACGTCGGCGGCAACATGGACTTCAAGAACATGCTGGAACGCGACCGGCTGGAGTCGAAGAAGATCTCCAAGACCCAGGCCGTCACGTCGAACGTGCACGCCGACTTCGGCACCCGCAACGTCCACATCGGTCCCAGCGACTACGTCCAGTGGCTCGACGACCGCAAGTGGGCCTACGTCCGCCTCGAGGGCAAGGCCTTCGGCGACGTCCCGCTGAACCTGGAGTACAAGCTCGAGGTCTGGGACTCCCCGAACTCCGCCGGCGTCATCATCGACGCCGTCCGGGCCGCGAAGATCGGTCTGGACCGGGGGATCGGCGGTCCGCTGCTGTCCCCGTCGGCGTACTTCATGAAGTCCCCGCCGCAGCAGCGCGACGACGAGGCCGGCCGCCACGGCGTCGAGGCGTTCATCGCGGGCACCGTCGACCGCTGACCCCCACCGATCCGTGATCTTGCCGGGGTTCCCAGCAAGATCACGGATCGGGTCAGACGGTGGGGGCGATCTCCGCCTTCGCCGTCAGGGTCTCCGCACCCTCGACGACCTCCCAGCTGATCGAGGCCGCGCGCGAGGCGGCCAGCAGGTCACCCTCGGCGCGACGAGCGGCCTCCACGAGCGCGGCCGGACCGGACAGGGTGGCCGCGGTGAGCGGGGTCTTCTGCGAGACCTTGGCCTCGCTCTTCACCTTGCGCAGCGCCGAGAGCGCCTGCCCCGCAGCGGAGAGCACGCCGAGCGCACCGTCGTCGGTCGCCCCCAGGTCGTCCAGGACGGGCCAGGCGCTGGTGTGCACCGAGCCGTCCTGCCACCACGACCAGACCTCCTCGGCCGCGTAGGGCAGGAACGGCGCGAACAGGCGCAGCAGCGTCCGCAACGCGATCGCCGCCGTCGCCCGGGCGCTGGCCGCGGCCACCGGACCGCGGGAACCGTAGGCGCGGTCCTTGACCAGCTCCACCCAGTCGTCGCAGAAGTTCCAGAAGAACTTCTCGGTCACGTCCAGCGCACTCGCGTGGTCGTAGCGCTCGAACGCCTCGGTGGCCTGGCGCACCACGACGGACAACCCCGCGAGCACGCTCGCGTCGATCGGTTCGCTCACCGCGGCGGGCTCCGCCGCCGTGCCGCGCTCGACCCCGAGCCCGAGGACGAACTTCGAGGCGTTCAGCAGCTTCATCGCCAACCGGCGCCCGATCTTCATCTGGCCGGTGTCGAACGTCGCGTCGGTGCCCAGCCGGGAGGACGCGGCCCAGTAGCGCACGGCGTCGGAGCCGAACTCCTCCAGCAGCGCCAACGGGGTGACGACGTTGCCCTTGGACTTCGACATCTTCTTGCGGTCGGGGTCGAGGATCCAGCCCGAGAGCGCCGTCCGCGCCCAGGGCAGACCGCCGAACTCCAGGTGCGAACGCACCACGGTGGAGAACAGCCAGGTGCGGATGATGTCCTGGCCCTGCGGGCGCAGGTCCATCGGGTAGACCCGGGAGAAGAGGTCCTCGTCCCGTTCCCAGCCGCCGGCCAGCAGCGGGGTCAGCGACGACGTCGCCCAGGTGTCCATCACGT
This region includes:
- a CDS encoding inositol-3-phosphate synthase, which encodes MMAGPIRVAIVGVGNCAASLVQGVHYYRDADPTQSVPGLMHVQFGDYHVRDIEFVAAFDVDDKKVGTDLADAIGASENNTIKICDVPTTGVTVQRGPTLDGLGKYYRETITESDAEPVDVVAALREAKADVLVCYLPVGSEDAAMFYAQAAIDAHVAFVNALPVFIAGTPEWAQKFTDAGVPIVGDDIKSQVGATITHRVLAKLLEDRGIKLERTYQLNVGGNMDFKNMLERDRLESKKISKTQAVTSNVHADFGTRNVHIGPSDYVQWLDDRKWAYVRLEGKAFGDVPLNLEYKLEVWDSPNSAGVIIDAVRAAKIGLDRGIGGPLLSPSAYFMKSPPQQRDDEAGRHGVEAFIAGTVDR
- a CDS encoding PadR family transcriptional regulator, whose translation is MVRKRGDVLLLAVLALLADGPLHGYEVRKRLDLRLGVFRALSYGTLYPALRALQAGGCITETTEERIPGTVSPKRARVVYEITRHGKDRLGQMLEESGPDAWEDDAFGVHFALFTRVAPRTRLRILEGRRARLLERLEQMNRSIDRTQAQLDSYALEAQRHGLETVRSEVDWLERLISAEHHPEKPEENP